One Pseudomonas rhizophila DNA window includes the following coding sequences:
- the recB gene encoding exodeoxyribonuclease V subunit beta: MTRQPPLALAFPLRGSQLIEASAGTGKTFTISALYLRLVLGHGGPATGFGRELLPPQILVVTFTDAATKELRERIRMRLAQAARFFRDEIAAPDSLIAELRDEFDATQWPGCANRLDIAAQWMDEAAVSTIHSWCQRMLREHAFDSGSLFTQTLETDHSDLLGEVLRDYWRLFCYSMQGEALNWVRTHWGGPAALLPRVRGLFSSERDAAEGLEPAELIAASLQERSAALLDLKAPWRQWAVELLEICQQGVANKSVDGRKMQARYFEPWFQKINAWVEDESLELLDIGSGFTRLTPEGMAEAWKGEVPSHPGLDAMSGLKASLEALPTPDAAVLQHAAQWVGARFEAEKRRRAEMGFDDMLLRLDAALRAEGGARLASLIREQFPVALIDEFQDTDPIQYRIFESIYHIAESNPDTGLFLIGDPKQAIYAFRGADIYTYLRAREATAGRLHTLGTNFRSSHAMVSAVNHIFQNAESRPEGRGAFLFREPSGKNPVPFQPVESQGRKESLQVNGLPVAAMNIWHLSSDQPLSGAVYRKHMAAACASEITALLNGGQSGRDGFTVDEKTLQGLRPADIAILVRDGKEAQAVRDELSARGVRSVYLSDKDSVFASQEARDLLIWLRACAEPDVERPLRAALASITLNLALTELERLNQDELAWERRVMQFRGYRTVWRTQGVLPMLRRLLHDFELPQALMTRSDGERVLTNLLHLCELLQQAAGELDGEQALIRHLSEHLALSGQAGEEQILRLESDEQLVKVVTIHKSKGLEYPLVFLPFICSTKPVDGSRLPLHYHDEACKAQISLKPTAELIAKADDERLAEDLRLLYVALTRAQHACWLGVADLKRGNNNSSILHLSALGYLLGGGVPLVESVELRRWLEDLQQGSAVVSYQEMPQATDEHYRPPRNEAVLLEPLIPLRKASENWWIASYSALRIGESLSAGSNDAPENPQAQKLFDDERLDPDAPREIVAVGGDIHRFPRGPGPGTFLHGLLEWAAGEGFEATPTAIEDAIARRCNRRGWKGWIATLGDWLQHLIKLPMHIGGDQAPVVLENLSRFQVEMEFWFASHKVDVLKLDQLVCQFTHGGVARVAAEPVLLNGMFKGFIDLTFEHEGRYYVADYKSNWLGVDDMAYTEQAMEQSILDNRYDLQYVLYLLALHRQLKARLPGYDYDRHVGGALYLFLRGTRSASQGVYFTKPPRALIEQLDRMFQGVCEPKAEPAWEQGELL, translated from the coding sequence ATGACTCGCCAGCCTCCACTCGCCCTGGCCTTCCCGCTACGTGGCAGTCAATTGATCGAGGCCAGCGCCGGTACCGGCAAGACCTTTACCATTTCGGCGTTGTACCTGCGTCTGGTACTGGGGCATGGCGGCCCGGCTACCGGCTTTGGTCGCGAACTGCTTCCTCCGCAGATCCTGGTGGTGACCTTTACGGACGCTGCCACCAAGGAGTTGCGTGAACGTATCCGCATGCGTCTGGCCCAGGCGGCGCGCTTCTTTCGTGATGAAATTGCCGCCCCGGATTCGCTGATCGCCGAGTTGCGGGATGAGTTCGATGCAACGCAGTGGCCTGGCTGTGCGAACCGGTTGGACATCGCTGCGCAATGGATGGATGAAGCAGCAGTGTCGACCATCCATAGCTGGTGTCAGCGCATGCTGCGTGAACATGCTTTTGACAGCGGTAGCCTGTTTACCCAGACCCTGGAAACCGATCACAGCGACTTGCTTGGCGAAGTGCTTCGCGACTATTGGCGGCTGTTCTGCTACTCGATGCAAGGCGAGGCGCTGAATTGGGTGCGGACACATTGGGGCGGGCCCGCTGCGCTGCTGCCGCGAGTCAGAGGACTGTTTTCCAGCGAACGCGATGCTGCTGAGGGGCTTGAACCCGCCGAACTGATCGCCGCATCGCTTCAGGAGCGCAGCGCCGCCTTGCTCGATCTCAAGGCGCCGTGGCGGCAATGGGCCGTGGAGTTGCTGGAGATCTGCCAGCAAGGTGTCGCCAACAAAAGCGTCGACGGGCGCAAGATGCAGGCCCGGTACTTCGAACCGTGGTTCCAGAAAATCAATGCCTGGGTGGAGGACGAAAGCCTTGAGCTGTTGGACATCGGCAGCGGATTCACACGCCTGACCCCCGAGGGCATGGCCGAGGCCTGGAAAGGCGAAGTGCCCAGTCATCCCGGGCTGGACGCCATGTCCGGTCTCAAGGCCAGCCTGGAAGCCTTGCCCACTCCCGATGCCGCGGTGCTGCAACATGCCGCGCAATGGGTGGGGGCACGTTTCGAGGCGGAGAAACGGCGCCGCGCGGAGATGGGCTTCGACGATATGCTGCTGCGTCTGGACGCCGCCCTTCGAGCCGAAGGTGGAGCGCGGCTGGCGAGCTTGATCCGCGAACAGTTTCCGGTGGCGCTGATCGATGAGTTCCAGGACACCGACCCGATTCAATATCGCATCTTCGAAAGCATCTACCACATCGCAGAAAGCAACCCCGACACCGGGCTGTTCCTGATCGGTGACCCGAAGCAGGCCATTTACGCTTTTCGCGGCGCTGACATCTATACCTACCTGCGCGCCCGCGAAGCCACCGCCGGCAGGCTGCATACGCTGGGAACAAACTTCCGTTCCAGCCACGCCATGGTCAGTGCGGTGAACCATATTTTCCAGAATGCCGAATCTCGCCCTGAAGGGCGCGGTGCTTTTCTGTTTCGTGAACCGTCGGGCAAGAACCCGGTGCCGTTCCAGCCCGTTGAGTCCCAAGGGCGCAAGGAGTCCTTGCAAGTCAACGGGCTACCCGTTGCCGCAATGAATATCTGGCACCTGTCTTCTGATCAGCCGCTTTCCGGGGCGGTGTATCGGAAGCACATGGCGGCGGCTTGTGCCAGTGAGATCACGGCGTTGCTCAATGGCGGCCAATCGGGGCGCGATGGCTTTACGGTCGATGAAAAGACGCTCCAGGGATTACGCCCGGCGGATATCGCCATCCTGGTGCGTGACGGCAAAGAAGCTCAGGCCGTGCGCGACGAGCTGTCCGCGCGGGGAGTGCGCAGTGTCTATCTGTCCGACAAAGACTCGGTCTTCGCTTCACAGGAAGCGCGGGACCTGCTGATCTGGCTCAGGGCCTGCGCCGAGCCGGATGTCGAGCGGCCACTGCGGGCAGCACTGGCCAGCATCACGCTGAATCTTGCGCTGACGGAGCTGGAACGTCTCAATCAGGATGAGCTGGCCTGGGAGCGTCGGGTCATGCAGTTCCGAGGCTATCGTACGGTCTGGCGTACCCAGGGCGTATTGCCCATGCTGCGTCGCCTGCTACATGATTTCGAGCTGCCCCAGGCCTTGATGACGCGCAGCGACGGCGAGCGGGTACTGACCAATTTGCTGCATCTTTGCGAGCTGTTGCAACAGGCCGCCGGTGAGCTGGATGGCGAGCAAGCTTTGATTCGGCATCTGTCCGAGCACCTGGCGCTGTCCGGGCAGGCTGGCGAAGAACAGATCCTGCGCCTGGAAAGCGATGAGCAACTGGTCAAGGTGGTCACGATTCACAAGTCCAAGGGACTTGAATATCCACTGGTGTTTTTGCCCTTCATCTGTTCGACGAAACCGGTGGATGGCAGTCGGTTGCCTTTGCATTACCACGATGAAGCCTGCAAGGCACAGATCAGCCTCAAGCCAACCGCCGAGTTGATCGCCAAGGCCGATGACGAGCGTCTGGCCGAGGATCTGCGGCTTCTCTACGTGGCCCTGACCCGCGCACAACACGCTTGCTGGTTGGGTGTGGCTGATCTCAAGCGGGGCAATAACAACAGCTCGATCCTGCATTTGTCCGCATTGGGCTATCTGTTGGGCGGTGGTGTGCCGTTAGTCGAATCGGTGGAGTTGAGGCGCTGGCTGGAGGACCTGCAACAAGGCAGCGCAGTGGTCAGCTATCAGGAGATGCCCCAGGCCACCGACGAGCATTACCGGCCGCCTCGCAACGAAGCGGTATTGCTTGAGCCTTTGATTCCCCTACGCAAAGCCAGCGAAAACTGGTGGATCGCCTCCTACAGCGCCTTGCGTATCGGGGAAAGCCTGAGTGCGGGCAGCAATGATGCGCCGGAGAACCCGCAGGCTCAGAAGCTGTTCGACGATGAGCGGCTTGACCCCGATGCCCCAAGGGAAATTGTTGCCGTGGGTGGTGATATTCACCGCTTCCCTCGCGGCCCTGGTCCCGGCACATTCCTTCATGGCCTGCTGGAGTGGGCCGCTGGCGAAGGATTTGAAGCTACGCCAACCGCCATCGAGGATGCCATAGCCCGGCGCTGCAATCGTCGAGGTTGGAAAGGCTGGATCGCTACCCTGGGTGACTGGCTGCAACACCTGATCAAACTGCCTATGCACATAGGTGGTGACCAGGCGCCGGTGGTGCTCGAGAACCTGTCCCGGTTTCAGGTCGAGATGGAGTTCTGGTTTGCCAGCCACAAGGTCGATGTGCTCAAGCTCGACCAACTGGTTTGCCAATTCACCCATGGCGGTGTCGCTCGCGTGGCCGCTGAGCCGGTGTTGCTCAACGGGATGTTCAAGGGCTTCATCGATTTGACGTTCGAGCACGAGGGCCGGTATTACGTGGCTGATTACAAGTCCAACTGGCTGGGTGTCGATGACATGGCCTACACCGAGCAGGCCATGGAACAGTCAATCCTCGACAATCGCTACGACCTGCAATACGTGTTGTACCTGTTGGCCCTGCACCGTCAGCTCAAGGCGCGCCTGCCCGGCTATGACTACGATCGGCATGTCGGTGGGGCGTTGTATCTGTTCCTGCGCGGTACCCGCTCAGCCAGTCAGGGCGTTTACTTCACCAAGCCTCCACGGGCGCTGATCGAGCAACTGGACCGTATGTTCCAAGGGGTTTGCGAGCCAAAGGCTGAACCGGCATGGGAACAGGGGGAGCTGCTATGA
- the recC gene encoding exodeoxyribonuclease V subunit gamma encodes MPDATSLSPAFMVVHGNRLDELRSLVISLMRRYPLGPLENEIALVQSNGIAQWLKLALAEDPEDDDTGGCGIAAAIDVQLPGSFMWQLYRTVLGRDEIPAKSLLDKAPLTWRLMRLLPQLIEQPHFEPLRRFLTHDTDLRKRYQLSERLADLFDQYQVYRADWLEDWAEGRHQTRNVRGEIKPLAPENCWQAELWRALLMDVGEQGMAQSRAGVHQRYIERINSLEVAPRNLPARVIVFGISSLPAQVLEALAGLSRFSQVLLCVHNPCRHHWADIVADKDLLRHQYKRQARKAGMPVVLDPQTLHQHAHPLLAAWGKQGRDYINLLDSYDDPNSYRSVFRDGRIDLFSEGNPTTLLGQLQDDILELRPLNETREHWPAVDTEQDGSIRFHVAHSAQREVEILHDQLLARFSADPSLRPRDIIVMVPDIDSYAPHIRAVFGQLERTDPRFIPFTLTDQGQRGRDPLLIAVEHLLKLPDSRFPVSEILDLLDVPALRERFGIDEADLPTLHRWIEGAGIRWGMSAEHRAGLGLPAELEQNSWRFGLRRMLLGYAVGSAGAYDGIEPYDEIGGLDAALIGPLVALLDALQVAHQELTRPASPQEWGSRLHDLMQLFFQASNEHDDYLLAQLEDLRETWLETCESVALQDELPLTVVREAWLAGLDQGRLSQRFLAGAVNFCTLMPMRAIPFKLVCLLGMNDGDYPRAQPPLDFDLMGSDYRPGDRSRREDDRYLLLEALLSAREKLYISWVGRSIRDNSDRPASVLVGQLRDHLASGWRLADDRGDLLEALTQEHPLQPFSARYFHQGSALFSYASEWRMLHGAHEHAAQSQVLEPYVQEEPLGLGQLQDFLRNPVRHFFSQRLKIFFEAIEAPLADDEPFVLDALQRYSLSDSLLEAALVRLDQPDLALATHAKRLQNSGLLPMAGFGECMQRELIEPLPDLLQRYQQLLALWPTPLTSALPVSLQLHGVSVEGWLSGLHQRADGAVLTISAIPNGIGSPKTRKWHRLIRPWVNHLVACANGFSMTTALVASDDSLLLAPFEEPVARRLLGDLLQAWQAGMRQPLPVAVKTAFAWLGQSDPAKADAAARKAYEGDGQNSEGERRESPALARQFADFDALTADETFPDWCDALYRPLLEAPWRSLAGEEVGS; translated from the coding sequence ATGCCGGACGCGACGTCCTTAAGCCCTGCTTTCATGGTGGTCCACGGGAATCGCCTGGATGAGTTGCGCAGCCTGGTGATCAGCTTGATGCGGCGCTATCCGCTGGGGCCTCTTGAAAATGAAATCGCGCTGGTTCAAAGCAATGGCATCGCCCAATGGTTGAAGCTGGCATTGGCTGAGGATCCGGAAGATGACGATACCGGTGGCTGCGGTATCGCCGCCGCCATTGATGTGCAGTTGCCCGGCAGTTTCATGTGGCAACTCTATCGAACGGTCCTGGGACGTGACGAAATTCCGGCCAAGTCGTTGCTTGATAAGGCTCCACTTACATGGCGGCTGATGCGCCTTCTGCCACAGTTGATCGAGCAGCCCCATTTCGAGCCCCTGCGGCGTTTCCTTACCCACGATACCGACTTGCGCAAGCGTTATCAGTTGTCCGAGCGTCTTGCCGATCTGTTTGACCAATATCAGGTGTACCGGGCGGATTGGCTGGAGGACTGGGCTGAAGGTCGGCACCAGACAAGAAATGTCCGGGGCGAAATCAAGCCGCTCGCGCCAGAAAACTGTTGGCAGGCCGAACTGTGGCGGGCCCTTTTGATGGATGTAGGGGAGCAAGGCATGGCCCAAAGCCGTGCTGGGGTTCATCAACGGTACATCGAGCGTATCAACAGTTTGGAAGTGGCTCCCAGGAACCTGCCCGCGCGGGTGATAGTGTTCGGCATTTCTTCTCTGCCGGCCCAAGTCCTTGAAGCACTTGCCGGTCTGTCACGGTTTAGCCAGGTTCTGCTGTGCGTTCATAACCCATGTCGCCACCATTGGGCGGACATCGTCGCGGACAAGGACCTGCTACGCCACCAATACAAACGCCAGGCCCGCAAGGCCGGAATGCCCGTTGTCCTCGACCCGCAGACCTTGCACCAGCATGCTCATCCATTATTGGCTGCGTGGGGCAAGCAGGGGCGTGACTATATCAACCTGCTCGACAGCTACGACGATCCCAACAGTTATCGCTCGGTATTTCGCGATGGACGGATCGACCTGTTCAGCGAGGGGAATCCCACGACCCTTCTCGGCCAACTGCAGGATGACATTCTCGAGCTGCGCCCCTTGAACGAAACCCGGGAACACTGGCCAGCGGTGGATACGGAGCAGGACGGGTCTATCCGTTTCCATGTAGCCCACAGTGCTCAGCGCGAGGTTGAAATCCTCCACGATCAGCTGCTGGCCCGCTTTAGTGCGGATCCGAGCCTGCGCCCCCGGGATATCATCGTCATGGTCCCGGACATCGACAGCTACGCACCGCATATACGCGCTGTGTTCGGTCAGCTTGAAAGAACTGATCCCCGTTTCATTCCTTTCACCCTCACTGATCAGGGCCAGCGTGGACGTGATCCGTTATTGATCGCTGTCGAACACTTGCTCAAGCTGCCGGATAGCCGCTTTCCGGTCAGCGAAATCCTCGATCTGCTCGATGTTCCGGCGTTGCGTGAGCGGTTCGGTATCGATGAAGCTGACTTGCCTACGCTGCACCGCTGGATCGAGGGGGCCGGTATCCGCTGGGGCATGAGTGCCGAACATCGTGCCGGACTGGGATTACCCGCGGAGCTTGAGCAGAACAGCTGGCGTTTCGGTCTTCGGCGCATGCTGCTGGGGTATGCCGTCGGCAGCGCGGGCGCTTATGACGGCATCGAACCCTATGATGAAATTGGTGGCCTGGATGCGGCGTTGATCGGTCCTCTGGTTGCGTTGCTGGATGCTTTGCAAGTCGCTCATCAGGAACTCACCCGGCCCGCATCACCGCAAGAATGGGGCTCGCGCCTGCATGATCTGATGCAACTGTTTTTCCAGGCGAGCAACGAACATGACGACTATCTGCTGGCCCAACTCGAAGACTTGCGTGAAACCTGGCTGGAGACCTGTGAGTCGGTTGCCCTGCAGGATGAGTTGCCCCTGACTGTTGTCCGTGAGGCCTGGTTGGCAGGGTTGGATCAGGGCCGACTGTCCCAGCGTTTCCTGGCCGGAGCGGTCAACTTCTGCACCCTGATGCCGATGCGCGCGATTCCTTTCAAACTGGTGTGTCTGCTGGGTATGAACGACGGTGATTACCCGCGAGCACAACCGCCCCTGGATTTTGATCTCATGGGCAGCGACTATCGCCCCGGGGATCGTTCCCGACGCGAAGATGATCGATATCTGTTATTGGAGGCACTGCTTTCAGCCCGGGAAAAGCTCTATATCAGTTGGGTCGGACGCAGCATCCGCGACAACAGCGACCGTCCTGCTTCAGTATTGGTCGGCCAACTGCGGGATCATCTCGCCAGCGGTTGGCGGTTGGCGGATGACCGCGGGGACCTTCTTGAGGCGTTGACCCAGGAACATCCGCTGCAACCGTTCAGTGCTCGTTATTTTCATCAAGGCAGTGCGTTGTTCAGTTACGCCAGTGAATGGCGAATGCTCCACGGTGCCCACGAACACGCCGCCCAAAGCCAGGTGCTGGAACCCTATGTTCAGGAAGAGCCCTTGGGCCTTGGGCAACTGCAGGACTTTCTGCGCAATCCCGTCCGGCACTTCTTCAGTCAACGACTCAAAATATTCTTCGAGGCCATCGAGGCCCCTTTGGCAGATGACGAACCCTTCGTTCTCGATGCGCTGCAACGCTACAGCCTGAGCGACAGCTTGCTGGAGGCCGCCCTGGTTCGCCTCGATCAACCGGATCTGGCACTGGCCACTCATGCCAAAAGACTGCAGAACAGCGGCCTGTTACCGATGGCCGGTTTCGGTGAATGCATGCAACGTGAATTGATCGAACCCTTGCCTGATTTGCTCCAGCGTTACCAGCAGCTTCTGGCGTTATGGCCCACGCCGTTGACCAGTGCCTTGCCTGTCAGCTTGCAATTGCATGGCGTGAGCGTCGAGGGTTGGCTGAGTGGCCTGCACCAGCGTGCGGATGGAGCGGTTCTCACCATCAGCGCGATACCCAACGGTATTGGCTCTCCCAAGACCCGTAAATGGCATCGTCTGATTCGTCCTTGGGTCAATCATCTTGTTGCGTGCGCTAACGGCTTTTCGATGACGACGGCACTGGTGGCCAGTGATGACAGCTTGCTGCTGGCTCCTTTTGAAGAGCCCGTGGCACGACGGTTGCTCGGCGATCTATTGCAAGCCTGGCAGGCGGGTATGCGTCAGCCGCTTCCCGTCGCGGTGAAGACCGCCTTCGCCTGGCTCGGCCAGAGCGATCCAGCCAAAGCCGATGCGGCTGCTCGAAAAGCCTACGAAGGCGACGGGCAGAACTCTGAGGGTGAGCGGCGGGAAAGTCCGGCGTTGGCCCGGCAGTTTGCTGACTTCGATGCCTTGACGGCCGACGAGACATTCCCCGACTGGTGCGATGCTCTTTACCGGCCACTGCTCGAAGCACCATGGCGTTCATTGGCCGGCGAGGAGGTAGGCTCATGA
- the fusA gene encoding elongation factor G has protein sequence MARTTPINRYRNIGIVAHVDAGKTTTTERVLFYTGKSHKMGEVHDGAATTDWMVQEQERGITITSAAITAFWKGSEKQYPHEHRFNVIDTPGHVDFTIEVERSLRVLDGAVVVFCGTSGVEPQSETVWRQANKYGVPRLVYVNKMDRAGANFLRVIGQIKQRLGHTPVPIQLAIGSEDNFQGQIDLINMQAVYWNDSDKGMVPVRKDIPAELLEEAEKWRGNMVEAAAEANEELMNKYLEGEELTNEEIKAALRQRTIAGEIVLAVCGSSFKNKGVPLVLDAVIDFLPAPTDIPAIKGSNPDNEEEEMERHASDDEPFAALAFKIATDPFVGTLTFVRVYSGVLNSGDGVINSVKGKKERVGRMVQMHANAREEIKEVRAGDIAALIGMKDVTTGETLCNADKPIILVRMDFPEPVISVAVEPKTKDDQEKMGIALGKLAQEDPSFRVKTDEETGQTIISGMGELHLDILVDRMRREFNVEANIGKPQVSYRERITKNCEIEGKFVRQSGGRGQFGHCWIRFAPADEGQEGLQFVNEVVGGVVPKEYIPAIQKGIEEQMKNGVVAGYPLIGLKATVFDGSYHDVDSNEMAFKVAASMATKQLAQKGGGELLEPIMAVEVVTPEDYMGDVMGDLNRRRGMILGMEDTVSGKVIRAEVPLGEMFGYATDVRSMSQGRASYSMEFKKYNTAPSHIVETVTKKQG, from the coding sequence ATGGCTCGTACTACACCGATTAATCGCTACCGTAACATCGGTATCGTTGCCCACGTGGATGCTGGTAAAACCACCACCACTGAGCGCGTCCTTTTTTACACTGGCAAAAGTCACAAGATGGGCGAGGTGCATGATGGCGCCGCGACCACCGACTGGATGGTGCAGGAGCAGGAGCGTGGTATTACCATTACTTCTGCTGCCATTACCGCCTTCTGGAAGGGTTCCGAGAAGCAGTATCCGCACGAGCATCGCTTCAACGTTATCGATACCCCGGGTCACGTGGACTTCACCATTGAAGTTGAGCGTTCCCTGCGTGTACTCGACGGCGCTGTGGTTGTGTTCTGCGGTACCTCGGGTGTTGAGCCTCAGTCGGAAACCGTATGGCGTCAGGCCAACAAATACGGTGTTCCACGTCTTGTTTACGTAAACAAGATGGACCGTGCTGGTGCCAACTTCCTGCGCGTGATCGGTCAGATCAAGCAGCGTCTGGGTCACACTCCGGTGCCGATCCAGCTGGCTATCGGTTCCGAAGACAACTTCCAGGGTCAGATCGATCTGATCAACATGCAAGCTGTCTACTGGAACGATTCTGACAAGGGTATGGTTCCTGTTCGCAAGGACATCCCGGCAGAGTTGCTGGAAGAAGCCGAGAAGTGGCGCGGCAACATGGTTGAGGCTGCGGCCGAAGCCAACGAAGAACTGATGAACAAGTACCTTGAGGGTGAAGAGCTCACCAACGAGGAAATCAAGGCCGCTCTGCGTCAGCGTACCATCGCTGGTGAGATCGTTCTGGCTGTTTGCGGTTCTTCCTTCAAGAACAAGGGTGTTCCCCTGGTTCTCGATGCTGTGATCGACTTCCTGCCTGCTCCAACCGACATTCCTGCTATCAAGGGTTCCAACCCTGATAACGAGGAAGAGGAAATGGAGCGTCATGCAAGCGACGACGAGCCTTTCGCGGCCCTGGCGTTCAAGATCGCTACCGACCCATTCGTGGGCACCTTGACCTTCGTTCGGGTTTACTCGGGCGTGTTGAACTCCGGCGACGGCGTGATCAACTCTGTTAAAGGCAAGAAAGAGCGTGTGGGTCGTATGGTGCAAATGCACGCAAACGCCCGCGAAGAGATCAAGGAAGTGCGCGCTGGCGACATCGCGGCCTTGATCGGCATGAAGGACGTCACCACCGGTGAAACCTTGTGCAACGCTGACAAGCCGATCATCCTGGTTCGCATGGACTTCCCGGAGCCGGTTATTTCGGTTGCCGTTGAGCCAAAAACCAAGGATGACCAGGAAAAAATGGGTATCGCTCTGGGCAAGCTTGCTCAGGAAGATCCATCTTTCCGCGTCAAGACTGATGAAGAGACCGGTCAAACGATCATCTCTGGCATGGGCGAGTTGCACCTGGACATCCTGGTTGACCGGATGCGCCGTGAGTTCAACGTCGAAGCCAACATCGGCAAGCCTCAGGTTTCCTATCGTGAGCGCATCACGAAGAACTGTGAAATTGAAGGCAAGTTCGTTCGCCAGTCCGGTGGTCGTGGCCAGTTCGGTCACTGCTGGATTCGTTTTGCGCCGGCTGACGAAGGTCAGGAAGGTCTGCAATTCGTGAACGAAGTCGTAGGTGGTGTGGTTCCTAAGGAATACATCCCGGCGATCCAGAAGGGTATCGAAGAGCAGATGAAGAACGGCGTTGTTGCCGGCTATCCGCTGATCGGCCTGAAGGCGACTGTGTTCGATGGTTCTTACCACGACGTCGACTCCAACGAGATGGCGTTCAAGGTGGCTGCTTCCATGGCGACCAAGCAACTGGCCCAGAAGGGCGGTGGTGAGTTGCTTGAGCCGATCATGGCGGTAGAGGTTGTTACGCCTGAAGACTACATGGGTGATGTCATGGGCGACCTTAACCGTCGTCGTGGCATGATTCTGGGTATGGAAGATACGGTTTCCGGCAAGGTCATTCGTGCCGAGGTTCCGTTGGGTGAAATGTTCGGTTACGCAACCGACGTTCGTTCCATGTCTCAGGGTCGCGCGAGCTACTCTATGGAATTCAAAAAATACAATACAGCTCCGTCGCATATCGTCGAAACTGTTACCAAAAAGCAAGGCTGA
- the rpsG gene encoding 30S ribosomal protein S7 has protein sequence MPRRRVAAKREILDDPKYGSQILAKFMNHVMESGKKAVAERIVYGALDKVKERKNSDPLEIFEKALDAIAPLVEVKSRRVGGATYQVPVEVRPSRRNALAMRWLVDFARKRGEKSMALRLAGELLDAAEGKGAAVKKREDVHRMAEANKAFSHYRF, from the coding sequence ATGCCAAGACGTCGCGTAGCAGCCAAACGTGAGATTCTGGACGATCCGAAATACGGAAGCCAGATTCTCGCCAAGTTCATGAACCACGTAATGGAAAGCGGCAAGAAAGCCGTTGCCGAGCGTATTGTTTATGGCGCACTGGACAAAGTTAAGGAACGCAAGAACAGCGATCCCCTGGAAATCTTCGAGAAAGCTCTCGACGCCATCGCTCCGCTGGTCGAAGTGAAGTCGCGCCGTGTAGGCGGTGCTACTTACCAGGTTCCGGTCGAAGTTCGTCCGTCCCGTCGTAACGCCCTGGCAATGCGCTGGTTGGTAGACTTCGCCCGCAAGCGCGGTGAGAAGTCCATGGCTCTGCGTTTGGCTGGCGAACTGTTGGACGCTGCTGAAGGTAAAGGTGCTGCAGTTAAGAAGCGTGAAGACGTGCACCGTATGGCTGAAGCCAACAAGGCTTTCTCGCACTACCGCTTCTAA
- the rpsL gene encoding 30S ribosomal protein S12, protein MATINQLVRQPRKRIVEKSDVPALQNCPQRRGVCTRVYTTTPKKPNSALRKVCRVRLTNGFEVSSYIGGEGHNLQEHSVVLIRGGRVKDLPGVRYHTVRGSLDTSGVKGRNQGRSKYGTKRPK, encoded by the coding sequence ATGGCAACTATCAACCAGCTGGTACGTCAGCCGCGTAAGCGTATCGTCGAGAAATCCGACGTGCCTGCGCTGCAGAACTGCCCGCAACGTCGTGGCGTATGCACCCGTGTGTATACCACCACGCCGAAAAAACCTAACTCGGCACTGCGTAAAGTATGCCGTGTGCGTCTGACCAACGGTTTCGAGGTTTCCTCGTACATCGGTGGTGAAGGCCACAACCTGCAAGAGCACAGCGTGGTACTGATCCGCGGCGGTCGTGTAAAAGACTTGCCAGGTGTTCGTTACCACACCGTTCGCGGTTCTTTGGATACTTCCGGCGTTAAAGGTCGTAACCAGGGTCGTTCGAAGTACGGTACCAAGCGTCCGAAGTAA